The Gammaproteobacteria bacterium genome includes a window with the following:
- the lptG gene encoding LPS export ABC transporter permease LptG → MKILHKHISTTVIAMTGLVVLVVAGLQIFIGYIEELHNIGWHTYNAFSAFLFVLMSLPHDIYPLFPATALIGCLIGLGRLATQSELIVMQASGVSKLQITTSVIRAAIIMLIVATFIGEWIAPRIKAYAEEYKFKAQNAKELSSVSRSGFWIRSGNNFIYINRASPSGELSGIIRYQFKEQQLISASTAKSGVKKNGQWIFSDVTESQFNPQTVSIQHYPQQIWPLTFNPKLLAKAQVDVDNTTLIGLYQYIKYLKTTSLSTSAAEFTWWERLLQPLLTLVMISLSIPFIFGSLRTMTMGLRIVIGVAIGFGFYTLNEFLGPFSLVYNVPPLWAAVTPVVLFALVGGVLIRALK, encoded by the coding sequence ATGAAAATTTTACATAAACACATCAGTACAACCGTGATTGCCATGACTGGACTAGTCGTGTTGGTAGTGGCCGGCTTGCAGATATTTATCGGCTATATTGAGGAATTACACAATATCGGCTGGCATACTTATAATGCCTTTAGCGCTTTTTTGTTTGTGTTGATGTCATTACCCCATGATATCTACCCTTTATTTCCTGCCACTGCATTAATCGGCTGTCTAATTGGACTTGGACGGCTCGCCACACAAAGTGAATTAATCGTCATGCAGGCTTCCGGCGTATCTAAGCTGCAAATAACTACTTCCGTGATTCGAGCAGCTATTATCATGCTCATTGTCGCCACCTTTATCGGCGAATGGATTGCACCTCGAATTAAAGCTTATGCCGAGGAATATAAATTCAAAGCGCAAAACGCAAAGGAACTCTCTTCCGTTTCACGAAGCGGCTTTTGGATCAGAAGCGGCAACAATTTCATTTACATCAACAGAGCCTCACCTTCAGGAGAATTAAGCGGAATCATTCGATATCAATTTAAAGAGCAGCAATTAATTTCGGCCAGCACCGCCAAAAGTGGTGTGAAAAAAAATGGGCAATGGATTTTTTCCGATGTAACAGAAAGCCAGTTCAATCCCCAAACGGTGAGCATTCAACACTATCCGCAACAAATATGGCCGCTGACATTTAATCCTAAATTACTCGCCAAAGCCCAAGTCGATGTCGATAACACCACCCTCATCGGCCTTTATCAATACATCAAATATTTAAAAACCACCAGTCTATCCACCAGTGCAGCGGAATTTACCTGGTGGGAACGCCTACTGCAGCCGCTTTTAACGCTAGTCATGATTAGTTTGTCGATCCCGTTTATTTTTGGTTCATTGCGCACCATGACTATGGGTTTGCGCATCGTGATTGGCGTTGCAATTGGTTTTGGGTTTTATACTCTAAATGAATTTTTAGGTCCGTTCAGTCTGGTATATAACGTCCCGCCTTTATGGGCGGCAGTGACTCCGGTTGTTTTATTTGCGTTGGTGGGGGGAGTTTTGATTCGGGCTTTGAAATAA